A genomic segment from Sciurus carolinensis chromosome 1, mSciCar1.2, whole genome shotgun sequence encodes:
- the LOC124963881 gene encoding olfactory receptor 2A12-like, with the protein MQTLGKENHSSVSEFILLGFSSESQVRTTLFIFFLLLYLITLLGNGLIVTLIYLDSRLHTPMYFFLSILSLVDMSYVTTTVPQMLVNMVCPRRTISWGACVVQMFVFLVLGIAECVLYAIMAYDRYVAICFPLHYSLLMSHLVCIKMVTVCWFISITGALIYTVFTLRLPYCGPYKINHFFCEVPAVLKLACADISLNDQLDFILGFILLLVPLSLILASYVRIFTSILRIRSTQGRLKSFSTCASHITVVTMFYGPAMIMYMRPSSWYDPERDKKLALFYNVVSAFLNPIIYSLRNKDVKGAFLKVLGDRGTAH; encoded by the coding sequence ATGCAGACCCTTGGCAAGGAGAACCACAGCTCAGTGTCCGAGTTTATCCTCCTGGGCTTCTCCAGTGAGTCACAAGTCAGAACCACCCTgttcatcttcttcctcctcctctacctCATCACTCTCCTGGGCAATGGACTCATCGTCACCCTGATCTACCTAGACTCACGCCTCCACACACCTATGTACTTTTTTCTCAGTATTCTGTCTTTGGTGGACATGAGCTATGTCACCACCACCGTGCCCCAGATGTTAGTTAACATGGTGTGTCCAAGAAGGACCATATCCTGGGGTGCTTGTGTGGTCCAGATGTTCGTCTTCTTGGTCCTGGGCATTGCTGAGTGTGTCCTCTATGCCATTATGGCCTATGACAGGTACGTTGCCATTTGCTTCCCCCTTCACTATTCCCTGCTCATGAGCCATCTCGTTTGTATCAAGATGGTGACAGTCTGTTGGTTCATTAGCATCACTGGGGCTCTCATCTACACTGTCTTCACCTTGCGGCTGCCCTACTGTGGCCCCTACAAGAtcaaccacttcttctgtgaggtcCCTGCTGTCCTGAAGTTGGCCTGTGCAGACATATCTCTCAATGACCAGTTGGACTTCATCTTGGGTTTCATCCTACTTTTGGTACCTCTGTCCCTCATCCTGGCCTCCTATGTCCGTATCTTTACCTCCATCTTAAGAATCCGCTCAACCCAGGGAAGGCTCAAGAGCTTCTCCACGTGTGCTTCCCACATCACTGTGGTCACCATGTTCTATGGGCCAGCCATGATCATGTACATGAGGCCCAGCTCCTGGTATGACCCAGAGCGGGACAAGAAGCTGGCCCTGTTCTACAATGTTGTATCTGCCTTCCTCAACCCCATCATCTACAGCCTCAGGAACAAGGATGTAAAGGGGGCCTTTCTGAAAGTACTTGGAGACAGAGGGACAGCTCATTGA